The proteins below come from a single Cervus elaphus chromosome 4, mCerEla1.1, whole genome shotgun sequence genomic window:
- the FBL gene encoding rRNA 2'-O-methyltransferase fibrillarin, giving the protein MKPGFSPRGGGFGGRGGFGDRGGRGGGRGGFGGGRGGFGGGRGRGGGGGFRGRGRGGGGGRGGGFQSGGNRGRGRGGKKGNPSGKNVMVEPHRHEGVFICRGKEDALVTKNLVPGESVYGEKRVSISEGDDKIEYRAWNPFRSKLAAAILGGVDQIHIKPGAKVLYLGAASGTTVSHVSDIVGPDGLVYAVEFSHRSGRDLINLAKKRTNIIPVIEDARHPHKYRMLIAMVDVIFADVAQPDQTRIVALNAHTFLRNGGHFVISIKANCIDSTASAEAVFASEVKKMQQENMKPQEQLTLEPYERDHAVVVGVYRPPPKVKN; this is encoded by the exons GGTTCAGCCCCCGCGGGGGCGGCTTCGGTGGCCGCGGTGGCTTTGGTGACCGCGGAGGTCGCGGCGGCGGCCGTGGAGGATTCGGCGGAGGCCGAGGAGGCTTCGGCGGGGGCCGAGGTCGTGGCGGAGGAGGCGGCTTCAGGGGCCGtggacgaggaggaggaggaggaagag GTGGCGGGTTCCAGTCTGGTGGCAACCGGGGTCGTGGTcggggaggaaagaaaggaaacccATCGGGGAAGAATGTGATGGTAGAGCCCCATCGACATGAGG GCGTCTTCATCTGTCGAGGAAAGGAAGATGCGCTGGTCACCAAGAACCTGGTCCCTGGGGAATCCGTTTACGGAGAGAAGAGAGTCTCGATTTCG GAGGGAGATGACAAAATTGAATACCGTGCCTGGAACCCCTTCCGTTCCAAGCTGGCAGCTGCGATCCTGGGCGGGGTGGACCAGATCCACATCAAGCCAGGGGCCAAGGTGCTCTACCTCGGGGCTGCCTCAGGCACCACCGTCTCCCACGTCTCTGATATCGTCGGCCCG GACGGTCTGGTCTATGCAGTTGAGTTCTCCCACCGTTCTGGCCGTGACCTCATTAACTTGGCCAAGAAGCGGACCAATATTATTCCTGTCATTGAAGATGCTCGGCACCCGCACAAATACCGCATGCTCATCG CAATGGTGGATGTGATCTTTGCCGACGTGGCCCAGCCAGACCAGACCCGGATTGTAGCCCTGAATGCCCACACCTTCCTGCGTAACGGAGGACACTTTGTGATTTCCATTAAG GCTAACTGCATTGACTCCACAGCCTCCGCCGAGGCCGTCTTTGCCTCTGAAGTGAAAAAGATGCAGCAGGAGAACATGAAGCCCCAGGAGCAGCTGACCCTAGAGCCGTACGAGAGAGACCACGCCGTGGTCGTGGGCGTGTACAG GCCACCTCccaaagtgaagaactga